In Candidatus Peregrinibacteria bacterium, one DNA window encodes the following:
- the sufC gene encoding Fe-S cluster assembly ATPase SufC, whose protein sequence is MLFIENLQAKYEEIPILKGVNLTVHPGEFHVIYGPNGSGKSTLGKVLLRHSNYHVTKGKILFEKRNLMDLSTSEVARAGIFLSHQTPPAISGVSAEEILRAAQKTNSMEKPQNIIAFRKALRSHLDTMRLSPDFSKRHMNEGASGGERKKMEIVSLFMLGAKLAFLDEIDSGLDFDAMKNICDGIRTFISNGIKSVILVTHSEKVITELHPTKIHIFCDGRIVASGGEEIAAKARSKGFAVFNACKNCVEESWNIPAPSSVSS, encoded by the coding sequence ATGCTTTTCATAGAAAATCTTCAGGCGAAATACGAAGAAATTCCTATTCTTAAAGGTGTAAATCTTACAGTTCACCCCGGAGAGTTTCATGTTATTTACGGACCAAATGGAAGTGGAAAATCCACACTCGGGAAAGTGCTTTTACGGCATTCAAATTATCATGTTACAAAAGGGAAAATTTTGTTCGAAAAAAGAAATCTTATGGATCTCTCTACTTCAGAAGTTGCACGGGCAGGAATCTTTCTTTCACATCAAACTCCTCCGGCTATTTCCGGAGTTTCTGCTGAGGAAATTCTGCGGGCTGCACAAAAAACGAATTCCATGGAAAAGCCTCAGAACATTATCGCCTTTCGAAAAGCCCTTCGTTCACATTTAGATACGATGAGACTTTCTCCTGATTTTTCGAAGCGTCATATGAACGAAGGAGCATCCGGAGGAGAACGGAAAAAAATGGAAATCGTGTCGCTTTTCATGCTTGGAGCAAAACTCGCTTTCTTGGATGAAATTGATTCAGGACTTGATTTTGACGCGATGAAAAACATTTGCGATGGGATTCGCACTTTTATAAGTAATGGAATAAAAAGCGTCATCCTTGTTACTCATTCAGAAAAGGTTATTACCGAGCTCCATCCTACGAAAATTCATATTTTTTGCGATGGGCGTATTGTGGCATCAGGAGGAGAAGAAATCGCAGCAAAAGCACGATCGAAAGGATTTGCGGTATTTAACGCGTGTAAAAATTGCGTTGAAGAATCTTGGAATATTCCCGCGCCATCTTCAGTCTCTTCATGA